GGAGGATCATCCCCCTTATCTTCCCGTAGAGGTCAAGGGAGACCTCGAGGGATTCTTCCGTCACCGCCCCACCCACGCCTTCAAGCTTATCCTTGAGCTCCTCCAAGACCGCGCCGAAAAAATCCCTGTCGGCGGGGTAATTATCGTAGGGGAGGGGGATCGTGTGGTAGAGCTCCCCTTTGAAATTGTCCTCCCAGACGTTCACCGCCCCGCAGACTACATCGCAGGTGTATCCCTCGATCACACCTGACAGGTAATCGTATCGGCCCATGAGCGCCCTCTCCGTGGCCAGGCGGACATAGGGGCAGATAAAGTTCGGCGTTAAAGAATCGGCGTTATCCACCCGCCCCTGGCCTCCCGCGATCCGCACCGGCAGAAATCCCGCGGCGTGAATCATCTCGATCGGGGTGTAGGTGCAAAAGTAGCCGAAGACCTTTTTCCCGCCTGACGATATCGCCTTAAGGTTTTCGTCCATCTTCTCTATGGCATCTGTGAATCTTACCACTGAAATATTCGAGGTTTTAGACATTTCTTTTTTTGACATTTAGATATTCCAATCATGAAGTATATGAAAATACTTTTACCTTTTATATCAGAAAACTCCCCTCGTGTCCCTTAAAATCACCCTGTGAATTCAACTCACAAATGCGGCCTTTAAGGTCGTGAAAAAAGATAAGACGTTGCATGATATGCTCTCTTTCACGATATAATCACCCCTCCCTTTATATGAGAAACGACTGCTACTCCGCCCTCAAAACCCTCCCCGGAAGCTCCCCCGTTACCTGGCCGTTCAAGAGCGCCCACTCCCCGTTTACCATGACATGGGGGATGCCGGAGGGCCTCACGTTCGGCTCCCTGAAGGTTCCGTTGTCTTTTATTTCTTCGGGATTGAACAACGTGATGTCGGCGAAGTACCCCTTCCTGATATATCCCCTCTTCTTTAGGCCGAGCTTGTCGGCGGACTTCCCCGTCATCTTTGAGATCGCCTCTCCCCACGTCAGAATCCCCCTCTCCCTGACGTAGCTGGATAGGATCTTCGGAAACGTGCTTGTCACCCTGGGGTGCGGCTTTCCCCTCTTGTCCTCTATCCCGTCCGACCCTATCATCGTCCAGGGCTGCCTCAGAAACTCGACCATGTCCTCCTCCGACATTCCCCTTCCCACGCCGAAGGCGGAGGGGCTCTCGGCGATGAGTCTCCTTCCCGCCTCGTCGGCGGACACCCCCCACATATCGGCCAGCTCCGTCATGGAGCGCCCCACGACCTCCTCCCACATCCCGCCGTCGGACCTTACGGCGTTTGACACAAAGACGCTGTCAGGGTCGGCCCCGGGCATCAACACGATCATCGCCAGGAAGGTGGAGGAGAAGAGATACGGGTATACATCGGCCGTGACGTCAAGGCCGCTCTTTATTGCGGACTCCACTGTCTCGATCACCTCCCCCGCCCTCCCCCAGTTCTTCTCTCCCATGCACTTGATGTGGGAAATCTGGAGCTTGGCATTGCTCTCCTTGACAACCGTAAAGGCCTCATCGAGGGCAAGGGCTATCCCGTCACCCTCGTCTCGCATGTGGGTGGCGTAGGCCGGGACCGCGCCCGTGCTCCCCCTCATCTCCACTCCCCTTGTCATCAACCACGTCAGCTCCTCCGTCTTTGTCATTGCGCCTGTGGGATATATCAATCCGGTTGAGACGCCAAGGGCCCCGCTTTCCATCGCCTCGCCGAGAAGGCTTTCCATCTCACGGCGCTCCGCCTTACCGGCAATATCAAGGGACATCCCCATGACGTTTCCCCTTATCATCCCCTGACTTGCAAACGACGCGATATTTATGGCGATCCCCCTCTCCTCGAGGAATCCGTAATATTCGCCCAGACCCGAATAGCCGGTAAAGTCCGTTCCGCCGACCATTGTCGTGATGAGGGGCACCATATCCATCATTATTGTCTCGTTTACCGGATACGGGCTCAATCCGCAGTTTCCCACCACTTCGAGGGTGCAGCCCTGGGTAAGCTTTTCGTACGCTATGGGATATTTCATCCTGTCGAAGTCGCCATGGCAGTGGATGTCGATGAATCCGGGAGCGGCGATAAGGCCGTCGGCGCGAAATATCTCTGCATCCGCCGCCTCGATGGACCCGGCCACCTCTACGATTCTGTCCCTCCTAACGAGGATCTCCTTGGGGGCCGGCTCGCTCCCCGTCCCGTCGGCCACCATGCACCCCGTGATCAGTACGCCGCCCGTTTCCATAGATTGTTACCTTTCAAAGATTGTTTTATATTATGGAATAAAGGGGCCGGTGTCAATTCAAATACGGATCTGTGGAGATTTCCACATATAATATGTAGCCCTCATCCCCGGCCGCATAGATCTCAAGGACAGGCGGCGGAAGTCGGCAGGATCGAATCACTTCTTCTTCGGCGGGGTATAGGGGAGGAACTTCGCCTTGTCATAGAGGAGGTACTTCATCAGGTTGTACTCCCTCTCCGTCCTCCTGGGGAGGTAGAGCCGATCCTTCAGGCTGAAGAGGGTCAGCCTCTCTTCCTCTTCCTCTTCGTCGAGGTTATCGGTTATCTTCATGAAGGCAAGGTTGTTGCCGTAGGATTCATACTCGATGAGAAACGAGTTTAATTTCTTTTGGGATTGTTCGATTCTGATCTTTTCATCGAACTGCGGGCCGGTGGCCTCCGTAACGTCCTTTGCGGGAACCCCCGCATACACCCTGTTGTATTTCATGTTATCCGTGACGACGCTTCCGGCAAGGGCCATCGATCTCTCCTCCGCCTTTATCGGAAGCACGATGCAGTGGTTCGCAAACCATACGTCATCGCCGACTGTAAGGCTCTCCTTTATTGAAAAGCGGCTGCCGAACGTCCTGTCGCCGAACATCTGGTGGGACAAGAGCTGGCTGTGGGCGCCGATCCCGACGTTGTTTCCGATCTCGACGTTGCCGACCGTATCGATCATCGAGAACTCGCCGATAAAGACGTTGTGGCCGATGGTACAGCTGTTGTATCCCCGAATGGCGCTCCCCCGCTCGATCGTCACGTAATCACCCAGCGTCAGGGCCGGCAGATCGATCAAAACGTCATCCCCGATTGTGCATCCGAAGCCCACATTTATCGCATTTACAAGGGGGCCGAGAGTTATATCCCTTCCGAGCATAAGCCTGCCCGTGCTCTTTATCCTGTCACCAACGCCCTTAGCCGGCATCCTTCAACTCCAAAAATACCCGAAGAGGAGCAACACCTTATTGTTTATTATCAGCGCCATACTGATATAAAGGACGATTTTTCAGCGCTATAAAGTATTCAAAAGGAGTTAATTTCAAAGGACACGGGAATTCTACCATAAAGCGAAAAATCTTTAAATCTCTTTTCTTGTATTTTGATATTACAAAATTTGGTTTTTTTGTTAAAATCATCGGGTAAAGATATACGATAACGCCAAAATAATCAATGCTAAAAACGAGGGGAAAATGAAGATCATGCGAAAGACGGACTCGCCAAGATATATGAGGGACGGGATAACTTCCTGCCTTCTCATATCCGAGATAACCAACGACTCCAGGAATTTGACCACATCCTTGGTGGAGATGGGCCCCGGGGGAAACAGCATATACACAACCACGAAAATGAGCAGCGCTATTTCATACTCAAGGGCGAGGAACAATGACCGTCGACAATGAGGAGAAAAGGGTTGTTGAAGGGGATTGCATACTTATACCGTCAAATGAACCCCACAGTCTCATAAAAGACGGCAAGGCGGTTCTGATTTATTACAGCGCCGCTTCGCCCCCCTTTGAAGGGAAGAAACTCCATGAGCTGTGGCCCATGGAGAGCTCGGGATAGAAGGAGCTCAAGACAATTCTCCGCCCTTTAACAAAAAGGAAGGAAACGAAACAAATTATTTTGTTGTAGGTCGCCTTTGTGGTATAAGAAATTGAATAAGTGCTTATGGTATCCGTTACTCAAACTCGGAGATGAGCTATGAACGGTTCAAATTCCCCCCGCATCCTCTATTTAGGTAAAGATGAAAGCCTTTCGAGTTACATAAAAGAAGAGACCGCCCGCAAAGAATATCTCTTTGAAAGCGCAAAAAATAGGGATGAGGGCCTATCGACAATAATAGGAAATGTCTTCGACATCGTTGCCGTGGATCACGATCTTGAAAACGAGGAGAGCCTCAATCTGATAGAAGACCTCGCCTTCGGTGGAATCCTCCCCCCC
This genomic interval from Candidatus Zymogenus saltonus contains the following:
- a CDS encoding D-aminoacylase, whose protein sequence is METGGVLITGCMVADGTGSEPAPKEILVRRDRIVEVAGSIEAADAEIFRADGLIAAPGFIDIHCHGDFDRMKYPIAYEKLTQGCTLEVVGNCGLSPYPVNETIMMDMVPLITTMVGGTDFTGYSGLGEYYGFLEERGIAINIASFASQGMIRGNVMGMSLDIAGKAERREMESLLGEAMESGALGVSTGLIYPTGAMTKTEELTWLMTRGVEMRGSTGAVPAYATHMRDEGDGIALALDEAFTVVKESNAKLQISHIKCMGEKNWGRAGEVIETVESAIKSGLDVTADVYPYLFSSTFLAMIVLMPGADPDSVFVSNAVRSDGGMWEEVVGRSMTELADMWGVSADEAGRRLIAESPSAFGVGRGMSEEDMVEFLRQPWTMIGSDGIEDKRGKPHPRVTSTFPKILSSYVRERGILTWGEAISKMTGKSADKLGLKKRGYIRKGYFADITLFNPEEIKDNGTFREPNVRPSGIPHVMVNGEWALLNGQVTGELPGRVLRAE
- a CDS encoding acyltransferase; the protein is MPAKGVGDRIKSTGRLMLGRDITLGPLVNAINVGFGCTIGDDVLIDLPALTLGDYVTIERGSAIRGYNSCTIGHNVFIGEFSMIDTVGNVEIGNNVGIGAHSQLLSHQMFGDRTFGSRFSIKESLTVGDDVWFANHCIVLPIKAEERSMALAGSVVTDNMKYNRVYAGVPAKDVTEATGPQFDEKIRIEQSQKKLNSFLIEYESYGNNLAFMKITDNLDEEEEEERLTLFSLKDRLYLPRRTEREYNLMKYLLYDKAKFLPYTPPKKK